The stretch of DNA aatgaaaaaaaaaagcaattatcTATATCGTTGTGTTGAAGTAAAAAAAGCCAATATACATCAAGAAAACTTtcatcaacttttaaataaaaaaaataaaatgtacatGGTATAACTTGACACAATCTCCTCGATCGATATCTAATGTATAATCTACGTAGACATTTACGAACCGTTGCATATTTCAATTGaggaaattgaaaattcaaatgaatgtTTCAGCATGAAGACTCTAAATTGcagcttattttttattttttattttttatttaaatacttgatgaaaattataaaatagtaattaaaaaaatttaattaaattaaatgaataaataatctcTCCCATGTCATgacataatcataataataattttaaaaaagtaacatGTAAATATTACATACATATATGAAAatgtagaatttaaaaaactttgcaTGCCCTACTTTCCACTTTGGCTACAACTATTTATCTATCCATCTATCCATTTATCTATATAtcacatgatgatgatgatgatgatgatgatgagaaaactttaaaaattcttaTGGTAAAATGGCCAGcctgaattttatattacgaccaaacaaaaaaaaaaaataaaataaactatcattttattttataaactattttaaatttaatgaccaaataataattgtcattcAAGTAGAAAACAACGACACAAATTTTTGGACCAATTGTAATTTTTGGACCGTCTCTTTTAATCTAtatacatcttttttttctttttcttcttcttcttcttctaaaAGAAAGTATTATATTGGTAATATTGGCAATCAATGTAGAATAGtaatatttgaaagaaaaaaaaatattggctGGCtataccaaataaataaataagttgattaataattaaaaaaatagtaaataaagtTGATGCAAATAGttgttatgaaataaaatgttaatttgtgcatgattattgttttcaaattttatactgTTTAttgaaacataataaaatgttttaaaaatgtagaaatgttattgaaaaaaaaattgtattgtatttCAATGAAATACATTTGTCAcgcaataaaataatagtaataataagatggcaattttattttaaataattaaaaacatttaattttacgatataaataaatatttgtttatttattttatttttcatcaaactacaaaatttattacaaaaaatttcaaagaaagacatgataatttatactatagtaaattgttaaaaaataaaaataaaacaacttttACAAAcgtacaaaaatattattcagagagaaaattataatgaaaaaaaaaaaaacacatactacttgaaaataaattgaattattatttgacttaTTGACttgtaaattgaattttttttatatatatatattttatagaatattatattgttataacaagtattaatatttttattatattatttttgaatagtaaaatttaaaaatttaaaaatttaaaaaataacaaccgGTTGTTTTTCAAcgactttaaaaatatttgacaattCATCAAGAAGTGTTTCATATCGATAGGCAACACGAATATCTGGTACATTTGTTCGTGTTATATCATTACCAGCAACACCTTCTTTTGTATAATTTGGTCCCAGCCAGTATTGTTTactctaataaaaaaaattaatttattaataaaataataataataataataaactattttaccTTGTGAGGAAATCCACTCATAATTACTGAATTTCTTGCAAGCTCACACATATCACATGAGCTAAGTTTCCAAACTTGTGCAGCAATACTGTATTCCTCCATCAAAGGTtccttgaaaatataataaaaattaaaataaaattattatattatactacatatattatattatgtttaatacctttgtaaaatgaaattgtaATGGATCATCAGTTGATAAACTAATACATAAACCACGTGCTAAATATTCTGGTAATGGATTTCtatggtaatttaaaaataaagaattgtTGCTCAATGGTGACATGGCAATACCAATTTGGGcaagataatataaatattgaagtaCTGGAACTTTACGTAACAATAAACCATGTGATATATTTTCAGCCATCATAAAACCACAAACAAGATGTTGAATTGGACCAGCTTCACCACAATGAGGACGAAGAACAAATGTATTGAAGCCTCtttctctaaaaaaattattaaattattatattattaaatataaaatataaattaacttatttaCTTATTAACTTGTCAACTTACGATCTAAAATGATTGAGAACAGTCATATTTGCATatgtataatattgataatatccATATGGTGGATTTTCAATGTCATTCCATTCTTGTGGTGGACATACATCTTTATCAAATAAAGGATTTTCTGGTTTACTTTCATCATCAACTGAATCAAAACCAATGACATACTGAagaaatttatgtaaatttggATGTGAATTTGGATCATTTGTAACTTCAAATAGaggcaaaaaaatattgttaattatttcttgaaaattaaccattaatttattgagtttaaatatatcatataaACGTGGTATTTGTATGAGCCATCTTATATTATCAGAATGTACATCACCCTTTATTGCCCAATTTGCTAATTTATCCCATTCATCTGGACTTTTGCCGTATATTGATAAACGTAATTCggcattttgatattttgattcTTCCAAATCACTTGATACTTCTTTGATAATACGTGCAAAATATTTACCATCAAGATAATTatctgtttttaaaaatacttcaCGTAAACGACTTTCACCAATTGGATTATATTttgcattaaatttatcaaatctaTGAAATGTATTTCTATCAGCATGTACATCAAGCATATCAACACTCAAATCATATGTTGTTAAATTCATTGATTGAAATACTTCACGTAGTGTCATTTTTTCACCATTTTTTGAACAAGTTACAACTTCATCAGcatgattttttaatgtttttttaataaaacgtaataaatgtttttgatTCATACATGATGCTGCATGTATATGTGTATCAACTTttctaatattataaaaatctcTGTGTGGTACAGCTTTTTGACTAGCCAATTCAcgtaattcatttaataatacatgtaATTGAAATTTCGATGATAAATAACTTAAACGTCTGTAgcaaaatgattttaatggaCCATCAGCAATCATTGCACAAAGTACATTCATATCACCAACAAAATGTCCAAGATCTGGATATGTATATGGCAATGGTTTTCCATTTTTAACATCATCTTTGTTTTCATAAACATTAAATACACCATTTACTGgtgatattatataattttttgaaggaGGAAATTCAAGTTCCCATGGATCTCTTGATGCTGGTGCATGAACTGGATGAtctaaaacattatttttactattattattattacgaatttataaattgtataaaaaatttcaaaacaaaaaaacatgcttgcaacaaataaaataaaaaatatgatgtgtattattattgggAAGGAAAGGGAACCTGTATAATTGACGTGTTTAATAAGAGCATCAATGTCAGCATCAGATCGAGTCTCAAAAAGTTGTTGACCATcacttgttgataaattttgattttcttcaaatatatggtgtatcatcatcatcatcatcatcaatgcaAATATATcggtatataaatatataattttcaaataataataagcatttatttaaataaaaagaaaataaaattgtatattttattattatttttttattaccagcAATTGCCATTCGATCATCATGCTGTACTTCGTCATCTGCATTCAATGGCCGTTTGTCAATActtcttaaaaattttgatgttatCGATGGAAATGTTTGCTTTGaattatacatgtatttttcaCGTATATCGAGTGCCTTGACAAGCATTTGTGATGCTTCCTCCAAGTCTTCCAATGGTACCTGTGTGTGTGTTTATgtgttttgtattattattacagcttttattttattattacagcttttttttttttttgtaaaaataatatttaaaaattcgtaaaaaaaaaattataataatagtaatagtaataataataataattgataggACAAATGACGCATTTAAGCTTTTATTTGAAAGGCttcttttgcaatttttttttaactttttttatagcTTCATTGACAGCtacttaataataatgataattttaagtcAACTTACACCTGATGTATCTTCACCAGATATTGATACACGTTGAAAATGTGGCACAAAatcattttcttcaatattaaaatgatccAAATCATCTGGTCCAGGTCCAATTGATGGCTCATAATGACTACGACGTTCTTCAAGATCTTTTGCAGCTCTATTTAATATGCAATATTGGAAAAATGGAAttggaataaataaacaaataaatatagaaataaaaaataatatataatattattatttactttaaaagtatattattgTCTCTTTGCCATCTTTTTGAATCAATTGCGCATGCAAACATTTTatcttataaaaaattaaatattaaatattcgaAAAAACTACATTTCCCTATTAATAGTTGcttttcttgtttttaatctttaataaatattaatggaaTAATTATTTCGTTTGTATAAATGccttgaaattataattattatatagctttttcttttctataattaattaatcaactaattaattactattcaaataaaaaaaaaagccgtaagaaaaaataataatagatatatataaatgcgcACAGAAGACAAATATAAtgagaaataatataatttagtcGCGAGTCTACATATTGTCGTGTCGATAGTCGCACAAACACTGTGTTGTCATTAATGTTGATGTTGCGTATATCAGTCAGCCACCGGTTGCAATTTTTAGCATAATATTCATGTGTATACATAATATGTTCATgtgtatttgtatatatgatatataaaagAGAAATAAGGATAAAGAAAGTGACCCCCGTTGGCCTGTTGGCCCGTTGCCCTTGCGcactataaaaaattgttttaataaatatatataagaacaTCTGAAAGATAAGAACCAAGCTCAAATTGTGTTTacgtcaattttaatatacataaaatattatttttattattattatcatcatcgtcatttaatcaattgaattagaaaaaagaaaaaaaagtgtctttATACAAGTTTCAAATTTATGACGAAATATGTAACTGCAAATTAAGAAGTGAAGCTGACACATATAAAATACACTTTGAAACTCAAACTTATTGATCCgacatataatattataatgtatATAGGTATACATGCGTACTTGTTATAAAAGTTTAGCTTTCTCtggcttttttcttttactttttttttttcctttattcgcattgaaaataaatatcaataaattattcatatttgttcaagttttttttttccactcatAAAAGCCtctaattgtaattatttaaaaagaaaaagaaaaaaaataataattacaaatatactTACTTGACGTTCAATTGACG from Aphidius gifuensis isolate YNYX2018 linkage group LG4, ASM1490517v1, whole genome shotgun sequence encodes:
- the LOC122856022 gene encoding AMP deaminase 2 isoform X6; protein product: MSSRGVTSINDVFMHHKSFLLDSDEGSESPVFDGAVGGGGGGGAVGAGGNSIRLTPSELPNEISAPYEVPQFPIEQIEKKLLVQRQLNVKAAKDLEERRSHYEPSIGPGPDDLDHFNIEENDFVPHFQRVSISGEDTSGVPLEDLEEASQMLVKALDIREKYMYNSKQTFPSITSKFLRSIDKRPLNADDEVQHDDRMAIADHPVHAPASRDPWELEFPPSKNYIISPVNGVFNVYENKDDVKNGKPLPYTYPDLGHFVGDMNVLCAMIADGPLKSFCYRRLSYLSSKFQLHVLLNELRELASQKAVPHRDFYNIRKVDTHIHAASCMNQKHLLRFIKKTLKNHADEVVTCSKNGEKMTLREVFQSMNLTTYDLSVDMLDVHADRNTFHRFDKFNAKYNPIGESRLREVFLKTDNYLDGKYFARIIKEVSSDLEESKYQNAELRLSIYGKSPDEWDKLANWAIKGDVHSDNIRWLIQIPRLYDIFKLNKLMVNFQEIINNIFLPLFEVTNDPNSHPNLHKFLQYVIGFDSVDDESKPENPLFDKDVCPPQEWNDIENPPYGYYQYYTYANMTVLNHFRSERGFNTFVLRPHCGEAGPIQHLVCGFMMAENISHGLLLRKVPVLQYLYYLAQIGIAMSPLSNNSLFLNYHRNPLPEYLARGLCISLSTDDPLQFHFTKEPLMEEYSIAAQVWKLSSCDMCELARNSVIMSGFPHKSKQYWLGPNYTKEGVAGNDITRTNVPDIRVAYRYETLLDELSNIFKVVEKQPVVIF
- the LOC122856022 gene encoding AMP deaminase 2 isoform X5, which gives rise to MGDNVIMESTKEITNGVGGGGGVQNPYYELENEADADSVNNPTNCRLNMDLEFNRSESPVFDGAVGGGGGGGAVGAGGNSIRLTPSELPNEISAPYEVPQFPIEQIEKKLLVQRQLNVKAAKDLEERRSHYEPSIGPGPDDLDHFNIEENDFVPHFQRVSISGEDTSGVPLEDLEEASQMLVKALDIREKYMYNSKQTFPSITSKFLRSIDKRPLNADDEVQHDDRMAIADHPVHAPASRDPWELEFPPSKNYIISPVNGVFNVYENKDDVKNGKPLPYTYPDLGHFVGDMNVLCAMIADGPLKSFCYRRLSYLSSKFQLHVLLNELRELASQKAVPHRDFYNIRKVDTHIHAASCMNQKHLLRFIKKTLKNHADEVVTCSKNGEKMTLREVFQSMNLTTYDLSVDMLDVHADRNTFHRFDKFNAKYNPIGESRLREVFLKTDNYLDGKYFARIIKEVSSDLEESKYQNAELRLSIYGKSPDEWDKLANWAIKGDVHSDNIRWLIQIPRLYDIFKLNKLMVNFQEIINNIFLPLFEVTNDPNSHPNLHKFLQYVIGFDSVDDESKPENPLFDKDVCPPQEWNDIENPPYGYYQYYTYANMTVLNHFRSERGFNTFVLRPHCGEAGPIQHLVCGFMMAENISHGLLLRKVPVLQYLYYLAQIGIAMSPLSNNSLFLNYHRNPLPEYLARGLCISLSTDDPLQFHFTKEPLMEEYSIAAQVWKLSSCDMCELARNSVIMSGFPHKSKQYWLGPNYTKEGVAGNDITRTNVPDIRVAYRYETLLDELSNIFKVVEKQPVVIF
- the LOC122856022 gene encoding AMP deaminase 2 isoform X7 → MFACAIDSKRWQRDNNILLKAAKDLEERRSHYEPSIGPGPDDLDHFNIEENDFVPHFQRVSISGEDTSGVPLEDLEEASQMLVKALDIREKYMYNSKQTFPSITSKFLRSIDKRPLNADDEVQHDDRMAIAENQNLSTSDGQQLFETRSDADIDALIKHVNYTDHPVHAPASRDPWELEFPPSKNYIISPVNGVFNVYENKDDVKNGKPLPYTYPDLGHFVGDMNVLCAMIADGPLKSFCYRRLSYLSSKFQLHVLLNELRELASQKAVPHRDFYNIRKVDTHIHAASCMNQKHLLRFIKKTLKNHADEVVTCSKNGEKMTLREVFQSMNLTTYDLSVDMLDVHADRNTFHRFDKFNAKYNPIGESRLREVFLKTDNYLDGKYFARIIKEVSSDLEESKYQNAELRLSIYGKSPDEWDKLANWAIKGDVHSDNIRWLIQIPRLYDIFKLNKLMVNFQEIINNIFLPLFEVTNDPNSHPNLHKFLQYVIGFDSVDDESKPENPLFDKDVCPPQEWNDIENPPYGYYQYYTYANMTVLNHFRSERGFNTFVLRPHCGEAGPIQHLVCGFMMAENISHGLLLRKVPVLQYLYYLAQIGIAMSPLSNNSLFLNYHRNPLPEYLARGLCISLSTDDPLQFHFTKEPLMEEYSIAAQVWKLSSCDMCELARNSVIMSGFPHKSKQYWLGPNYTKEGVAGNDITRTNVPDIRVAYRYETLLDELSNIFKVVEKQPVVIF
- the LOC122856022 gene encoding AMP deaminase 2 isoform X8; protein product: MFACAIDSKRWQRDNNILLKAAKDLEERRSHYEPSIGPGPDDLDHFNIEENDFVPHFQRVSISGEDTSGVPLEDLEEASQMLVKALDIREKYMYNSKQTFPSITSKFLRSIDKRPLNADDEVQHDDRMAIADHPVHAPASRDPWELEFPPSKNYIISPVNGVFNVYENKDDVKNGKPLPYTYPDLGHFVGDMNVLCAMIADGPLKSFCYRRLSYLSSKFQLHVLLNELRELASQKAVPHRDFYNIRKVDTHIHAASCMNQKHLLRFIKKTLKNHADEVVTCSKNGEKMTLREVFQSMNLTTYDLSVDMLDVHADRNTFHRFDKFNAKYNPIGESRLREVFLKTDNYLDGKYFARIIKEVSSDLEESKYQNAELRLSIYGKSPDEWDKLANWAIKGDVHSDNIRWLIQIPRLYDIFKLNKLMVNFQEIINNIFLPLFEVTNDPNSHPNLHKFLQYVIGFDSVDDESKPENPLFDKDVCPPQEWNDIENPPYGYYQYYTYANMTVLNHFRSERGFNTFVLRPHCGEAGPIQHLVCGFMMAENISHGLLLRKVPVLQYLYYLAQIGIAMSPLSNNSLFLNYHRNPLPEYLARGLCISLSTDDPLQFHFTKEPLMEEYSIAAQVWKLSSCDMCELARNSVIMSGFPHKSKQYWLGPNYTKEGVAGNDITRTNVPDIRVAYRYETLLDELSNIFKVVEKQPVVIF
- the LOC122856022 gene encoding AMP deaminase 2 isoform X4, with product MSSRGVTSINDVFMHHKSFLLDSDEGSESPVFDGAVGGGGGGGAVGAGGNSIRLTPSELPNEISAPYEVPQFPIEQIEKKLLVQRQLNVKAAKDLEERRSHYEPSIGPGPDDLDHFNIEENDFVPHFQRVSISGEDTSGVPLEDLEEASQMLVKALDIREKYMYNSKQTFPSITSKFLRSIDKRPLNADDEVQHDDRMAIAENQNLSTSDGQQLFETRSDADIDALIKHVNYTDHPVHAPASRDPWELEFPPSKNYIISPVNGVFNVYENKDDVKNGKPLPYTYPDLGHFVGDMNVLCAMIADGPLKSFCYRRLSYLSSKFQLHVLLNELRELASQKAVPHRDFYNIRKVDTHIHAASCMNQKHLLRFIKKTLKNHADEVVTCSKNGEKMTLREVFQSMNLTTYDLSVDMLDVHADRNTFHRFDKFNAKYNPIGESRLREVFLKTDNYLDGKYFARIIKEVSSDLEESKYQNAELRLSIYGKSPDEWDKLANWAIKGDVHSDNIRWLIQIPRLYDIFKLNKLMVNFQEIINNIFLPLFEVTNDPNSHPNLHKFLQYVIGFDSVDDESKPENPLFDKDVCPPQEWNDIENPPYGYYQYYTYANMTVLNHFRSERGFNTFVLRPHCGEAGPIQHLVCGFMMAENISHGLLLRKVPVLQYLYYLAQIGIAMSPLSNNSLFLNYHRNPLPEYLARGLCISLSTDDPLQFHFTKEPLMEEYSIAAQVWKLSSCDMCELARNSVIMSGFPHKSKQYWLGPNYTKEGVAGNDITRTNVPDIRVAYRYETLLDELSNIFKVVEKQPVVIF
- the LOC122856022 gene encoding AMP deaminase 2 isoform X1, translated to MCEYMSYTYVSYIYKYRFNQREKKIMGDNVIMESTKEITNGVGGGGGVQNPYYELENEADADSVNNPTNCRLNMDLEFNRSESPVFDGAVGGGGGGGAVGAGGNSIRLTPSELPNEISAPYEVPQFPIEQIEKKLLVQRQLNVKAAKDLEERRSHYEPSIGPGPDDLDHFNIEENDFVPHFQRVSISGEDTSGVPLEDLEEASQMLVKALDIREKYMYNSKQTFPSITSKFLRSIDKRPLNADDEVQHDDRMAIAENQNLSTSDGQQLFETRSDADIDALIKHVNYTDHPVHAPASRDPWELEFPPSKNYIISPVNGVFNVYENKDDVKNGKPLPYTYPDLGHFVGDMNVLCAMIADGPLKSFCYRRLSYLSSKFQLHVLLNELRELASQKAVPHRDFYNIRKVDTHIHAASCMNQKHLLRFIKKTLKNHADEVVTCSKNGEKMTLREVFQSMNLTTYDLSVDMLDVHADRNTFHRFDKFNAKYNPIGESRLREVFLKTDNYLDGKYFARIIKEVSSDLEESKYQNAELRLSIYGKSPDEWDKLANWAIKGDVHSDNIRWLIQIPRLYDIFKLNKLMVNFQEIINNIFLPLFEVTNDPNSHPNLHKFLQYVIGFDSVDDESKPENPLFDKDVCPPQEWNDIENPPYGYYQYYTYANMTVLNHFRSERGFNTFVLRPHCGEAGPIQHLVCGFMMAENISHGLLLRKVPVLQYLYYLAQIGIAMSPLSNNSLFLNYHRNPLPEYLARGLCISLSTDDPLQFHFTKEPLMEEYSIAAQVWKLSSCDMCELARNSVIMSGFPHKSKQYWLGPNYTKEGVAGNDITRTNVPDIRVAYRYETLLDELSNIFKVVEKQPVVIF
- the LOC122856022 gene encoding AMP deaminase 2 isoform X2, which produces MGDNVIMESTKEITNGVGGGGGVQNPYYELENEADADSVNNPTNCRLNMDLEFNRSESPVFDGAVGGGGGGGAVGAGGNSIRLTPSELPNEISAPYEVPQFPIEQIEKKLLVQRQLNVKAAKDLEERRSHYEPSIGPGPDDLDHFNIEENDFVPHFQRVSISGEDTSGVPLEDLEEASQMLVKALDIREKYMYNSKQTFPSITSKFLRSIDKRPLNADDEVQHDDRMAIAENQNLSTSDGQQLFETRSDADIDALIKHVNYTDHPVHAPASRDPWELEFPPSKNYIISPVNGVFNVYENKDDVKNGKPLPYTYPDLGHFVGDMNVLCAMIADGPLKSFCYRRLSYLSSKFQLHVLLNELRELASQKAVPHRDFYNIRKVDTHIHAASCMNQKHLLRFIKKTLKNHADEVVTCSKNGEKMTLREVFQSMNLTTYDLSVDMLDVHADRNTFHRFDKFNAKYNPIGESRLREVFLKTDNYLDGKYFARIIKEVSSDLEESKYQNAELRLSIYGKSPDEWDKLANWAIKGDVHSDNIRWLIQIPRLYDIFKLNKLMVNFQEIINNIFLPLFEVTNDPNSHPNLHKFLQYVIGFDSVDDESKPENPLFDKDVCPPQEWNDIENPPYGYYQYYTYANMTVLNHFRSERGFNTFVLRPHCGEAGPIQHLVCGFMMAENISHGLLLRKVPVLQYLYYLAQIGIAMSPLSNNSLFLNYHRNPLPEYLARGLCISLSTDDPLQFHFTKEPLMEEYSIAAQVWKLSSCDMCELARNSVIMSGFPHKSKQYWLGPNYTKEGVAGNDITRTNVPDIRVAYRYETLLDELSNIFKVVEKQPVVIF
- the LOC122856022 gene encoding AMP deaminase 2 isoform X3, whose translation is MCEYMSYTYVSYIYKYRFNQREKKIMGDNVIMESTKEITNGVGGGGGVQNPYYELENEADADSVNNPTNCRLNMDLEFNRSESPVFDGAVGGGGGGGAVGAGGNSIRLTPSELPNEISAPYEVPQFPIEQIEKKLLVQRQLNVKAAKDLEERRSHYEPSIGPGPDDLDHFNIEENDFVPHFQRVSISGEDTSGVPLEDLEEASQMLVKALDIREKYMYNSKQTFPSITSKFLRSIDKRPLNADDEVQHDDRMAIADHPVHAPASRDPWELEFPPSKNYIISPVNGVFNVYENKDDVKNGKPLPYTYPDLGHFVGDMNVLCAMIADGPLKSFCYRRLSYLSSKFQLHVLLNELRELASQKAVPHRDFYNIRKVDTHIHAASCMNQKHLLRFIKKTLKNHADEVVTCSKNGEKMTLREVFQSMNLTTYDLSVDMLDVHADRNTFHRFDKFNAKYNPIGESRLREVFLKTDNYLDGKYFARIIKEVSSDLEESKYQNAELRLSIYGKSPDEWDKLANWAIKGDVHSDNIRWLIQIPRLYDIFKLNKLMVNFQEIINNIFLPLFEVTNDPNSHPNLHKFLQYVIGFDSVDDESKPENPLFDKDVCPPQEWNDIENPPYGYYQYYTYANMTVLNHFRSERGFNTFVLRPHCGEAGPIQHLVCGFMMAENISHGLLLRKVPVLQYLYYLAQIGIAMSPLSNNSLFLNYHRNPLPEYLARGLCISLSTDDPLQFHFTKEPLMEEYSIAAQVWKLSSCDMCELARNSVIMSGFPHKSKQYWLGPNYTKEGVAGNDITRTNVPDIRVAYRYETLLDELSNIFKVVEKQPVVIF